The Natrarchaeobaculum sulfurireducens genome segment CGAGGTTCGGCAAGCCCGCGCACTTGTGCGCGGGCGACAGAAACTCGTCGAGAACCGGACCGAGTACGCAAACAAGATTCACGGCTTGTTGAGTGATCATGGCATCACTCGGGAGGTAAAGCCGTTGAGTGTGGAGGGACGAGAGTTCCTGGCGGAACTCTCGCTCCCGGCCCCGTGGGACGCGTTGTTGGAGTCGTATCTGGAGCTCATTCAGACACTCACTGAACAGATTGAGTCGTTGGAAGTGGAGATCGAGGAGCGGGCTGGGTCTCTGAAGGAGACCCAGCTCCTGATGACGATTCCTGGCGTGAGTTACTTTACGGCGTTGACGATTTATGCAGAGTTGGGAGAGATCAATCGGTTTGATCGGGCCAAAGAGGTCGTGAGTTACGTCGGGTTAAACCCGATAATCCGCGAGTCTGGTGACTCGCGGTTTGAGGGGAGCATCTCGAAGCGAGGATCAGGACGAGTCCGGTGGTTGCTCGTTCAAGCGTCGTACTCAGCAGTACATACGTGCGAAGACGAGTACCTCAGCC includes the following:
- a CDS encoding IS110 family RNA-guided transposase, with the protein product MFIGIDVHKRYSQIAVLDKNGEIVEEVRVENANLDDFAQRYAGSKAALEATSNYYHIHDTLSAYLDVTVANPGELKLISDSDKKTDRVDAKQLARMLRLGSVPESYVPTDEVRQARALVRGRQKLVENRTEYANKIHGLLSDHGITREVKPLSVEGREFLAELSLPAPWDALLESYLELIQTLTEQIESLEVEIEERAGSLKETQLLMTIPGVSYFTALTIYAELGEINRFDRAKEVVSYVGLNPIIRESGDSRFEGSISKRGSGRVRWLLVQASYSAVHTCEDEYLSQFYNRLARKKNSKTAIVATARKLLVSMYHMLDREEVYDPPGVSA